A single Campylobacter concisus DNA region contains:
- a CDS encoding peptidase M50, translated as MLLNTYAPPFKLVGGYFIAGIFFLALSVPAFFYADFDAISSLNTAGFLHIFFVGFVMSIIIGALYQLTSVILEKPFFTAKGAILNLAIFCLSLLGMCYGMLFSEAKILQISGVSLFCSLAFFATTYALSFMDNEKKSFAAFVLFVSAIFLVIGITLGFCLLMILSGTLMLDFEMTLKFHVYFVLGFVFLVILGAASVLLPMFALAHDLKFTLSKASLACYILGGILLAFNENLSILSICVAALLFIVQALYILKKRVRKAYDYWNVNIVLSLVALLGATVFIALDKLNLAAYFLIYGFLFAFIVAHLYKIAPFLIWYHYVAPFVGKVKVPLLDAMILKKIAYFGIAFNAISLLCYLLSTCFELEILVQAGMIFIAISIVLLSINIINIFRFTGFKG; from the coding sequence ATGCTTTTAAATACTTACGCACCACCATTTAAGTTAGTCGGTGGATATTTTATTGCTGGAATTTTCTTTTTAGCATTAAGTGTGCCAGCATTCTTTTATGCAGATTTTGATGCGATTAGCTCACTAAATACAGCTGGTTTTTTGCATATATTTTTTGTTGGCTTTGTTATGAGCATTATCATCGGAGCACTCTATCAGCTAACTTCAGTCATCTTAGAAAAGCCATTTTTTACAGCAAAAGGTGCTATTTTAAATTTGGCTATTTTTTGTCTATCATTGCTGGGCATGTGCTACGGGATGTTATTTTCTGAGGCTAAAATTTTGCAAATTAGTGGAGTTTCGCTTTTTTGCTCACTCGCTTTTTTTGCTACGACTTACGCATTAAGCTTTATGGATAATGAAAAAAAGAGCTTTGCGGCCTTTGTGCTTTTTGTTTCAGCTATCTTTTTGGTAATTGGAATAACGCTTGGTTTTTGCTTGCTTATGATACTTAGTGGCACGCTGATGCTTGATTTTGAGATGACACTAAAATTTCACGTTTATTTTGTACTGGGATTTGTGTTCCTTGTGATACTTGGAGCTGCTAGCGTACTCCTACCTATGTTTGCGCTAGCTCATGATCTAAAATTTACACTTAGTAAGGCCTCACTAGCATGCTATATTTTAGGCGGTATCTTGCTAGCTTTTAATGAAAATTTGTCTATTTTGTCAATATGTGTGGCGGCTTTACTTTTTATAGTTCAAGCGCTTTATATTTTAAAAAAACGCGTTAGAAAGGCGTATGATTACTGGAATGTAAATATAGTGCTTTCGTTGGTGGCTTTGCTTGGTGCCACTGTTTTTATAGCTTTAGACAAATTAAATTTAGCTGCATATTTTTTAATATATGGCTTTTTGTTTGCTTTTATCGTAGCTCATCTTTACAAGATTGCACCATTTCTCATATGGTATCACTATGTAGCACCTTTTGTTGGAAAGGTAAAAGTGCCACTTCTTGATGCTATGATACTAAAAAAGATAGCTTATTTTGGTATAGCTTTTAATGCTATCTCGCTTCTTTGCTATCTTCTCTCAACTTGCTTTGAACTAGAAATTTTAGTGCAAGCAGGTATGATTTTTATAGCTATTAGTATAGTTTTGCTATCGATAAATATAATAAATATTTTTAGATTTACTGGTTTTAAAGGATAA
- the msrB gene encoding peptide-methionine (R)-S-oxide reductase MsrB produces the protein MKKILKFILMAAVFFGLNLMAKDELIKEQTMAGQNLKEIYLAGGCFWGMQGYFKKIFGVVDTKVGYANGKSENTSYRELHESDHAETLYVKYDENRVALAEILAHFFRVIDPTSLNKQGNDVGRQYRSGIYYVSESDLPTIESFMKIEQKKFKDKIVVEVAPLKNFVLGEEYHQDYLNKNPFGYCHIDLGLADKPLYDEAKFKPLSKDELKKNLSSEQYAVTQEAATERPFSSEYDKFDQKGIYVDITSGKPLFSSADKFDAGCGWPSFTKPITTTALSYKEDNSFMMKRVEVKSQNSDAHLGHVFDDGPSDKGGLRYCINGASLKFIPLEDMARLGYEEFIPYVK, from the coding sequence ATGAAAAAGATCTTAAAATTTATCTTAATGGCGGCAGTGTTTTTTGGTCTAAATTTGATGGCAAAAGATGAGCTTATAAAGGAGCAGACGATGGCAGGGCAAAATTTGAAAGAAATTTATCTAGCAGGCGGTTGCTTTTGGGGTATGCAGGGATATTTTAAAAAGATATTTGGTGTAGTGGATACAAAGGTAGGCTACGCAAATGGCAAGAGCGAAAATACTAGCTACCGCGAGCTTCATGAGAGCGATCATGCTGAAACGCTTTATGTAAAATATGATGAAAACAGAGTCGCTTTGGCTGAAATTTTGGCTCATTTTTTTAGAGTGATCGATCCGACCTCTCTAAATAAACAAGGCAATGACGTCGGTAGGCAGTATAGAAGCGGAATTTACTATGTGAGCGAAAGTGATCTGCCAACGATAGAGAGCTTTATGAAAATAGAGCAAAAGAAATTTAAAGATAAGATCGTGGTTGAGGTGGCGCCACTTAAAAATTTCGTCTTAGGTGAGGAGTATCATCAAGACTATCTTAATAAAAATCCTTTTGGATATTGTCACATTGACCTAGGTTTAGCCGATAAACCGCTTTACGATGAGGCGAAATTTAAGCCGCTTAGTAAAGATGAGCTAAAGAAAAATTTAAGTAGCGAGCAGTATGCCGTGACGCAAGAAGCAGCGACTGAGAGACCGTTTAGCAGTGAGTATGATAAATTTGATCAAAAAGGCATTTATGTAGATATAACGAGCGGAAAGCCACTTTTCTCAAGTGCAGATAAATTTGATGCAGGATGTGGCTGGCCAAGCTTTACAAAGCCTATAACGACAACAGCTCTTTCATATAAGGAGGACAACTCTTTTATGATGAAAAGGGTCGAAGTTAAGTCGCAAAATAGTGACGCGCACCTTGGGCATGTTTTTGACGATGGCCCAAGCGATAAGGGTGGGCTAAGGTACTGCATAAATGGTGCAAGTCTTAAATTTATACCGCTTGAAGACATGGCTAGGCTGGGATATGAGGAATTTATACCTTACGTAAAATAG
- a CDS encoding TerB family tellurite resistance protein: MSGILFLLILGGAIFLLLKVQLSNNLRKQANVNEAKFLVSLLAKVAKSDGRVGELEARLISQVLDDLSRKVSGVIGVREYLKDVYNSQKENVDNAYETARNYKRAFNLNYDTCVARLTFFLNLAYIDGEFNASEQAVIRNIAYGFGIDKDTLDEIILKFDNFYSSRFKTNSNTGIEKNDPFEVLGLSKSANFDEVKLRYKELVRQYHPDILMGRGESKEVIESSTKKLQEINEAYRRLKEKFGA, from the coding sequence ATGTCTGGTATCTTATTTTTATTGATACTAGGCGGTGCTATATTTTTACTGCTAAAGGTACAGTTAAGCAATAACCTCAGAAAACAAGCAAACGTAAATGAGGCTAAATTTTTAGTCTCACTCTTGGCAAAAGTGGCTAAGAGTGACGGTAGAGTAGGTGAGTTAGAAGCTAGGCTCATTAGTCAGGTGCTTGATGATCTAAGTAGAAAAGTTAGTGGCGTTATCGGTGTGCGTGAGTATCTAAAAGATGTCTATAATAGTCAAAAAGAGAATGTGGATAATGCCTACGAAACTGCTAGAAACTATAAGCGTGCGTTTAATCTAAACTATGATACATGTGTCGCTAGGCTTACGTTTTTTTTAAATTTGGCTTATATTGATGGTGAGTTTAATGCAAGTGAGCAAGCTGTAATCAGAAATATTGCTTATGGATTTGGCATTGACAAAGATACGCTTGATGAGATCATCTTAAAATTTGATAACTTTTATAGTTCAAGATTTAAAACGAATTCTAATACCGGTATAGAAAAAAATGATCCATTTGAGGTTTTAGGACTTAGCAAGAGTGCAAATTTTGATGAGGTAAAGCTTCGTTATAAAGAGCTTGTTAGGCAGTATCATCCTGATATTTTGATGGGTAGGGGAGAGAGTAAAGAGGTTATAGAGAGTTCAACCAAAAAGCTTCAAGAGATAAATGAGGCTTATAGGCGCTTGAAAGAGAAATTTGGAGCTTAG
- the purL gene encoding phosphoribosylformylglycinamidine synthase subunit PurL produces MDKATIQAHKISDEEYEEILKILGREPNLLELGIFSAMWSEHCSYKSSKKYLNGFPTKAPWVIQGPGENAGVIDVGDGVAAVFKMESHNHPSFIEPFQGAATGVGGILRDVFTMGARVVANMNSLRFGEIRGDSELAKKHRYLLKGSVAGIGHYGNCMGIPTIGGETTFDPSFNGNILINAFALGLCKSDEIFYGKAEGVGNPVIYVGSKTGRDGLGGAVMASDSFNDENKSLRPTVQVGDPFAEKLLMEACLELFKKDYIIGIQDMGAAGLTSSSFEMAGRSGSGMKMYLDRVPMREVGMTPYELMLSESQERMLICAKKGYEQKVLEIFRKWDLDAEIIGEVTGSGVMQLYWHGELAGEIPIGPLSEAAPVLDRPVTRPKYLDEIANLKIPNNVDNKTAFFKLLKEPEVLNKSFIYDQYDANIQTNTIKQPGHLGAASIRVKGTKKAVSMAAQCDPRANFVDPKIGAARAVAAAGRKVAMSGAVPLAITDCLNYGNPQNPEVMWQFKEGCEGIKEACRELNTPVVSGNVSLYNDTDGVSVYPTPAIVTVGVNEDANLNLKSTFLSEGRAIYLLSETSGEFAASLYAKALFNVVGGKLKEVDYKAERALWDLIIEANKEQILEFANSVGVGGLAITLAKMASISNIGINCEAKFKESNFIFDESFSRAVVGVKDEAKFEALAAKFDVKFEKIGVSGGRRFKLNDIDESVDEIREIYLNEFAKIVRKED; encoded by the coding sequence ATGGATAAAGCTACCATACAAGCACATAAAATCAGCGACGAAGAGTATGAGGAGATCTTAAAAATTTTAGGACGCGAGCCAAATTTGCTAGAGCTTGGTATATTTTCAGCGATGTGGAGCGAGCACTGCAGCTACAAATCAAGCAAAAAATACCTAAACGGCTTTCCGACAAAGGCGCCTTGGGTCATCCAAGGACCTGGCGAAAATGCTGGCGTCATTGACGTTGGCGACGGGGTTGCAGCTGTGTTTAAGATGGAGAGTCACAACCATCCAAGCTTTATCGAGCCGTTTCAAGGTGCTGCAACTGGAGTTGGTGGAATTTTAAGAGATGTCTTTACGATGGGCGCAAGGGTTGTTGCGAACATGAACTCGCTTCGTTTTGGTGAGATAAGAGGCGATAGCGAGCTAGCTAAAAAGCATAGATATTTGCTAAAAGGAAGCGTCGCTGGTATCGGACACTATGGTAACTGCATGGGCATCCCAACGATCGGTGGCGAAACCACATTTGATCCTAGCTTTAATGGCAACATCCTAATCAACGCTTTTGCGCTTGGCCTTTGCAAAAGTGATGAAATTTTCTACGGCAAGGCTGAAGGTGTGGGCAACCCAGTCATTTACGTGGGCTCAAAGACCGGCAGAGACGGACTTGGTGGCGCTGTTATGGCAAGCGATAGCTTTAACGACGAGAACAAGTCACTTCGCCCAACGGTGCAAGTGGGTGACCCATTTGCCGAAAAGCTGCTCATGGAAGCTTGCTTAGAGCTCTTTAAAAAAGACTACATCATCGGCATCCAAGATATGGGTGCGGCAGGGCTTACAAGCTCTAGCTTTGAGATGGCTGGCAGAAGCGGTAGTGGTATGAAGATGTATCTAGATCGCGTGCCGATGCGCGAAGTTGGTATGACGCCTTATGAGCTAATGCTAAGTGAGTCTCAAGAGCGTATGCTAATATGTGCCAAAAAGGGCTATGAGCAAAAGGTGCTTGAAATTTTTAGAAAATGGGACCTTGACGCTGAGATCATTGGCGAGGTCACAGGTAGCGGCGTGATGCAGCTTTATTGGCACGGTGAGCTTGCAGGTGAAATCCCTATTGGCCCACTTAGCGAGGCAGCTCCGGTGCTTGATCGTCCAGTCACACGTCCAAAATACCTTGATGAGATTGCAAATTTAAAAATTCCAAATAATGTTGATAATAAAACTGCATTTTTCAAGCTTTTAAAAGAGCCAGAGGTACTAAATAAAAGCTTTATCTACGATCAATACGACGCAAATATTCAGACAAATACTATAAAACAGCCTGGTCACTTAGGCGCCGCAAGTATTAGAGTAAAAGGCACTAAAAAGGCCGTCTCTATGGCTGCGCAGTGCGATCCTAGAGCAAATTTTGTTGATCCTAAAATTGGCGCTGCAAGAGCCGTCGCGGCAGCTGGTAGAAAGGTAGCGATGAGTGGCGCTGTGCCACTTGCGATCACCGACTGCCTAAACTACGGCAACCCGCAAAATCCAGAGGTTATGTGGCAGTTTAAAGAGGGATGTGAAGGTATAAAAGAGGCTTGCCGTGAGCTAAATACGCCAGTTGTTAGCGGTAACGTGAGCCTTTATAACGACACTGACGGCGTGAGCGTCTATCCGACACCAGCCATCGTCACAGTTGGCGTAAATGAAGATGCAAATTTAAACCTAAAAAGCACATTTTTAAGTGAGGGTAGGGCGATTTACCTGCTTAGTGAGACAAGCGGAGAATTTGCTGCCTCACTTTACGCAAAGGCACTATTTAACGTGGTTGGCGGAAAGCTAAAAGAGGTTGATTATAAAGCTGAGCGAGCTCTTTGGGATCTAATAATCGAAGCAAATAAAGAGCAAATTTTAGAATTTGCAAATAGTGTAGGTGTGGGCGGTCTTGCTATTACGCTAGCAAAAATGGCTAGCATATCAAACATCGGCATAAACTGCGAGGCGAAATTTAAAGAGTCAAATTTTATATTTGATGAAAGCTTTTCAAGAGCGGTTGTAGGCGTGAAAGATGAGGCTAAATTTGAAGCGCTTGCTGCTAAATTTGACGTGAAATTTGAAAAGATCGGCGTTAGTGGCGGCAGAAGATTTAAACTAAATGATATTGATGAGAGCGTGGATGAGATAAGAGAAATTTATCTAAATGAGTTTGCAAAAATCGTTAGAAAAGAGGACTAG
- a CDS encoding Jag N-terminal domain-containing protein has translation MKIEANTLQEAFQKAAEQLNCSVTQLDIKVLQHPSSGFFGFFKRSAIIEANLENQPKPQHKPKNDKNFVKKNDENEAIKEDKKQAKKHDHSDKKRGPKKHRDEKNETKFEQKEHKNEKSNLSEKNEALAKDAFAQKGEEEAEPGYVIKRLDEPKEIKEPQASKNAPKNILDNSIIENFNQTDEDSAAQALQKEKKEKATIDFDKILPEIKEGMNSLFKASCFDISKIEVSKFDDETVLIELDGADAALLIGKEGYRYKAISYMLYNWLNSKYNLAIRLEIAQFLQNQEAMMDQYLNGVIERVQNSGRAQTKPLDGVLVKIALEKLREKFPDKYVGIKSGNDGKFVVVNDFFKK, from the coding sequence ATGAAAATAGAAGCAAATACCCTTCAAGAGGCGTTTCAAAAGGCAGCTGAGCAGCTTAATTGCTCAGTAACTCAGCTTGATATAAAAGTTTTACAGCATCCAAGCAGTGGTTTTTTTGGATTTTTTAAAAGAAGTGCGATCATCGAAGCAAATTTAGAAAATCAGCCAAAACCACAACACAAGCCAAAAAATGATAAAAATTTTGTTAAAAAAAATGATGAGAACGAGGCTATAAAAGAAGATAAAAAGCAAGCTAAAAAACACGATCATAGTGATAAAAAGCGAGGCCCTAAAAAACATAGAGATGAAAAAAACGAAACTAAATTTGAGCAAAAAGAGCATAAAAATGAAAAGTCAAATTTAAGTGAAAAAAACGAAGCTCTAGCCAAAGATGCGTTTGCTCAAAAGGGCGAAGAAGAAGCTGAACCAGGATATGTGATAAAGAGACTTGACGAGCCAAAAGAAATAAAGGAGCCACAAGCTAGCAAAAATGCTCCTAAAAATATTTTAGATAATTCTATTATTGAAAATTTTAACCAAACTGATGAAGATAGTGCGGCTCAAGCTTTACAAAAAGAAAAAAAAGAAAAAGCAACAATCGACTTTGATAAAATTTTACCTGAGATCAAAGAGGGTATGAATAGTCTTTTTAAGGCAAGTTGTTTTGATATTAGTAAAATTGAAGTTAGCAAATTTGACGATGAAACGGTGCTTATAGAGCTTGATGGAGCTGATGCGGCTCTACTTATAGGTAAAGAAGGTTATAGGTATAAAGCGATATCTTACATGCTTTATAACTGGCTAAACTCAAAATACAACCTTGCTATTCGCCTTGAGATCGCACAATTTTTACAAAATCAAGAAGCGATGATGGATCAATATCTAAATGGCGTGATCGAGCGTGTGCAAAATAGTGGCAGAGCTCAAACAAAGCCACTTGACGGGGTTTTGGTCAAGATCGCACTTGAGAAGCTTCGCGAGAAATTCCCAGATAAATATGTCGGCATAAAAAGCGGCAATGACGGCAAATTTGTCGTCGTAAATGACTTTTTCAAAAAATGA
- a CDS encoding SDH family Clp fold serine proteinase: MALKKSKVAEAENEQKDAEQVEKRGVAKPPVLFSKTQNLIKSIEKRLNATLITYYNSNAGSVCGNDASAMYEILKGKKIDTAYLFIKSDGGSGIAALRIITTLRNYCKNLIALIPANCASAATMMALGANEIVMGPLAYLTPVDTSLKHELSPTNKGNELVSVSMDELSRVVKLWKEQDKDRPNDTNPYNSLYEYIHPLVFGAVDRASSLSLKICTELLRYHIEDDKKIAEISERLNGDYPAHEYPILFREAHEIGLHVKKMDDDLNEMLQELTLLYSEMGQRAFTDYDENSYHDNNIANIIETNGKQIYYQIDKDWFYRPEERRWNVMNDESSWRKNELVNGKIKNTIYHLW; the protein is encoded by the coding sequence ATGGCTTTGAAAAAGAGCAAGGTCGCTGAGGCTGAAAATGAGCAAAAGGATGCAGAACAAGTTGAAAAACGAGGCGTAGCAAAACCACCAGTGCTTTTTAGTAAGACACAAAATTTAATAAAATCAATCGAAAAAAGACTAAACGCTACTTTGATAACTTACTATAATTCAAACGCTGGTAGTGTTTGCGGCAACGATGCAAGTGCTATGTATGAAATTTTAAAGGGTAAAAAGATAGATACTGCTTATCTTTTTATAAAAAGTGACGGTGGAAGCGGAATAGCTGCTCTTAGGATAATCACTACACTTAGAAATTACTGCAAAAATTTAATAGCTCTAATACCTGCAAACTGTGCCTCAGCTGCTACTATGATGGCACTTGGTGCAAATGAGATCGTCATGGGGCCACTTGCCTATCTAACGCCTGTTGATACTTCACTCAAACACGAGCTTAGTCCGACAAACAAAGGCAATGAGCTTGTGAGCGTTTCGATGGATGAACTTAGTCGTGTGGTTAAGCTTTGGAAAGAGCAAGATAAAGATAGGCCAAACGACACAAACCCTTATAACTCACTTTATGAGTATATTCATCCGCTAGTATTTGGTGCGGTTGACCGTGCTAGCTCACTATCGCTTAAGATTTGCACCGAGCTTCTTAGGTATCACATCGAGGATGACAAAAAGATCGCAGAAATTTCTGAAAGACTAAATGGTGACTACCCAGCTCACGAATATCCAATCCTCTTTAGAGAGGCGCACGAGATCGGCCTTCATGTAAAAAAGATGGATGATGACCTAAATGAAATGCTTCAAGAGCTAACGCTACTTTACTCTGAGATGGGACAGCGGGCTTTTACTGACTACGATGAAAATAGCTACCACGATAACAATATCGCAAATATCATTGAAACAAATGGCAAGCAAATTTACTATCAGATAGATAAAGACTGGTTCTACCGCCCTGAAGAGCGTCGCTGGAACGTGATGAATGACGAGAGCTCTTGGCGTAAAAACGAGCTAGTAAATGGCAAAATAAAAAATACCATCTATCACTTGTGGTAA
- a CDS encoding NAD(P)H-dependent oxidoreductase produces MMKILLINGGKKFAHSDGRLNQTLHDLACENLAKMGHEIKQTVIDQGYDIEAEAEKFLWMDAVVWQMPAWWMGEPWIVKKYIDEVFTAGHGKLYTSDGRHRVDPTKNYGKGGLLNERKFMLSLTWNAPAEAFSDPNEFFDARGIDGVYFHFRKANEFLGMNSLPYFMCNDVIKMPDVPRYIKEYEAHLEKVFKNTK; encoded by the coding sequence ATAATGAAAATTTTACTTATAAATGGTGGCAAAAAATTTGCCCACTCAGATGGCAGATTAAATCAAACACTTCACGATCTTGCGTGCGAAAATCTCGCAAAAATGGGTCACGAGATAAAGCAAACCGTGATAGATCAAGGCTATGATATCGAGGCTGAAGCTGAGAAATTTCTCTGGATGGACGCCGTAGTTTGGCAGATGCCAGCTTGGTGGATGGGTGAGCCTTGGATAGTGAAAAAATATATCGATGAGGTCTTTACTGCAGGCCACGGCAAGCTTTATACGAGCGATGGTAGGCATAGGGTAGATCCAACTAAAAACTATGGCAAAGGTGGCTTGCTAAATGAAAGGAAATTTATGCTAAGTCTTACTTGGAATGCCCCAGCTGAGGCATTTAGCGATCCAAATGAGTTTTTTGATGCACGTGGGATCGATGGAGTTTACTTTCATTTTAGAAAGGCAAATGAGTTTTTGGGCATGAATTCGCTTCCATATTTTATGTGCAATGATGTGATCAAGATGCCAGATGTACCAAGATACATAAAAGAGTATGAAGCGCATCTTGAAAAAGTTTTTAAAAATACGAAATAG
- the purH gene encoding bifunctional phosphoribosylaminoimidazolecarboxamide formyltransferase/IMP cyclohydrolase — MRALLSVSDKEGIVEFAKGLEELGWQILSTGGTYKLLKSEGVKATEVSEFTGSPEMFEGRVKTLHPKIHGGILHKRDDATHVAQAKEYGIEGIDLVCVNLYPFKETTIRTDDFAEIIENIDIGGPAMVRSAAKNFKDVLIVTSVLDYDEILKRLREKSDDYEFRRSLMIKAFEHTAAYDSMIANYMNDRFNGGFGDARFIVGSKVFDTRYGENPHQKGALYEFDYFFTNNFRALKGEASFNNMTDINGALMLATSFDDAPAVAIIKHANPCGFAVKDTLLESYVAALKCDPISAYGGVVAINGTLDEELAKKINEIYVEVIIAANVDDAALKVFESKKRIKIFTQDNKFLVRSNDKFDFKHIDGGFVFQERDFVKDEELENMKQMSKKFATGSELKDAQIAWKVAALTKSNCVVYVKDGAMVAIGMGMTSRVDAARAAVAKAKELKIDLSGCVLASEAFFPFRDSIDIASKVGVKCVIEPGGSIRDDEVIEAANEHGMSLYFTGVRHFLH; from the coding sequence ATGAGAGCGTTGCTTAGCGTTAGCGATAAAGAGGGCATTGTAGAGTTTGCAAAGGGGCTAGAAGAGCTTGGCTGGCAGATACTTTCAACTGGTGGCACCTACAAACTTTTAAAGAGTGAGGGCGTCAAAGCCACTGAGGTTAGCGAATTTACTGGCTCACCTGAGATGTTTGAGGGTAGGGTAAAGACCCTTCATCCAAAGATACATGGTGGCATCTTGCATAAACGCGATGACGCTACACACGTGGCTCAGGCAAAGGAGTACGGCATCGAGGGCATCGACCTAGTTTGCGTAAATTTATATCCATTTAAAGAGACTACCATAAGGACTGATGACTTTGCCGAGATCATCGAAAATATCGACATCGGCGGCCCAGCCATGGTAAGAAGCGCTGCTAAAAACTTTAAAGACGTGCTTATAGTCACGAGCGTGCTTGACTACGATGAAATTTTAAAGCGCCTAAGAGAAAAAAGTGATGATTACGAGTTTAGAAGATCGCTGATGATAAAGGCATTCGAGCATACAGCAGCCTATGACAGCATGATCGCAAACTATATGAATGATAGATTTAATGGCGGTTTTGGCGATGCTAGATTTATCGTGGGAAGCAAGGTTTTTGACACTAGATACGGCGAAAATCCACACCAAAAAGGCGCGCTTTATGAGTTTGATTATTTCTTTACGAACAACTTTAGAGCCCTAAAAGGCGAGGCAAGTTTCAATAATATGACCGATATAAATGGCGCGCTAATGCTTGCAACTAGCTTTGATGACGCTCCGGCAGTGGCTATCATCAAGCACGCTAACCCTTGCGGCTTTGCGGTAAAAGATACGTTACTAGAGAGCTACGTGGCAGCGCTTAAGTGCGACCCGATCTCAGCATACGGCGGCGTGGTGGCGATAAATGGCACGCTTGATGAGGAGCTAGCTAAAAAGATAAATGAAATTTACGTTGAAGTAATCATCGCTGCAAATGTCGATGATGCCGCGCTTAAAGTGTTTGAGAGCAAAAAACGCATCAAAATTTTCACTCAGGATAATAAATTTTTAGTACGCTCAAATGATAAATTTGACTTTAAGCACATCGATGGTGGATTTGTATTTCAAGAAAGAGACTTCGTAAAAGATGAAGAGCTTGAAAATATGAAGCAAATGAGCAAGAAATTTGCAACTGGTAGCGAGCTAAAAGACGCTCAGATAGCGTGGAAAGTGGCTGCGCTAACAAAGAGTAACTGCGTAGTTTATGTAAAAGATGGCGCTATGGTGGCCATTGGTATGGGTATGACTAGCCGCGTGGATGCTGCTCGTGCGGCCGTAGCAAAGGCAAAAGAGCTAAAGATCGATCTAAGTGGCTGCGTGCTTGCAAGCGAGGCATTCTTTCCGTTTAGAGATAGCATCGACATCGCTAGCAAAGTGGGCGTAAAATGCGTCATCGAGCCAGGCGGCAGCATCAGAGATGATGAGGTGATAGAGGCTGCCAATGAGCATGGCATGTCGCTATACTTTACTGGCGTTAGACACTTTTTACACTAA
- the mnmE gene encoding tRNA uridine-5-carboxymethylaminomethyl(34) synthesis GTPase MnmE, whose product MSETIAALATAYGIGSVSIVRLSGKDALATSLKLLKLSNLEPRYAKLAKIYSLDDEILDEGVVIYFKAPASFTGEDIVEFQTHGGVMVSERILNELIKAGARLAMPGEFSKRAFLNGKMDLAKAEAMQGLITSKSEIAAKILTRQMQGDLSKFVDEIRGEVVKTLAFVETMIDYADDDLPVNLLEQTKQMLLKNSEKLERIATLSEQRRGLIDGFKIAIVGKPNVGKSSILNSFLAYERAIVSDEAGTTRDRIEENFKIGSHLVRIIDTAGIRKDAGRIEQIGINYSISAINEADIILAIFDGSSVSDEQDKEIIRLVSSSNKKVFFILNKSDLAFKFDIELEGAIKISAKNDTSVVLKELENYLKTQDTDEIMLSSNRQILSCKEASEALKRAFLRLSEEELEIFAYELNTAIKALASITKPFERSEILDEMFSHFCLGK is encoded by the coding sequence ATGAGTGAAACCATTGCAGCCCTTGCCACAGCTTATGGCATCGGCTCAGTTTCTATCGTAAGGCTTAGTGGCAAAGACGCTCTGGCCACCTCTTTAAAACTTCTTAAACTTTCAAATTTAGAGCCAAGATACGCAAAACTAGCCAAAATCTACTCCCTTGATGATGAAATTTTAGACGAGGGCGTCGTTATATATTTTAAAGCCCCAGCAAGCTTTACAGGCGAGGATATCGTCGAGTTTCAAACTCATGGTGGCGTGATGGTGAGTGAGAGAATTTTAAATGAGCTAATAAAGGCTGGCGCAAGGCTTGCTATGCCAGGCGAGTTTAGCAAGCGAGCATTTTTAAATGGCAAGATGGATCTAGCTAAGGCTGAGGCTATGCAAGGGCTCATCACTTCAAAAAGCGAGATCGCTGCTAAAATTTTGACCCGCCAGATGCAAGGCGATCTTAGTAAATTTGTAGACGAGATCAGGGGCGAAGTGGTCAAAACTCTTGCTTTTGTGGAGACGATGATTGATTATGCTGATGATGATCTGCCTGTAAATTTACTAGAGCAGACCAAGCAGATGCTTTTAAAAAATAGCGAGAAACTAGAGCGCATAGCCACACTTAGTGAGCAAAGAAGAGGGCTGATAGATGGCTTTAAGATCGCTATCGTTGGTAAGCCAAATGTTGGCAAAAGCTCTATTTTAAACTCGTTTTTGGCATACGAGAGGGCGATCGTTAGCGACGAGGCTGGTACAACTAGAGATAGAATAGAAGAAAATTTCAAGATCGGCTCACATCTAGTTCGCATAATAGACACCGCAGGCATCAGAAAAGATGCTGGAAGGATCGAGCAAATCGGCATAAACTACTCAATTTCAGCTATAAATGAAGCTGACATCATCCTAGCTATCTTTGACGGCTCATCTGTGAGCGACGAGCAAGACAAAGAGATAATTAGACTCGTTTCTAGCTCAAATAAAAAAGTTTTTTTCATCTTAAACAAAAGCGATCTAGCGTTTAAATTCGACATAGAGCTAGAAGGCGCTATCAAAATTTCAGCAAAAAATGATACAAGCGTAGTTTTAAAAGAGCTTGAAAACTATCTCAAGACGCAAGATACTGACGAGATCATGCTAAGCTCAAACCGCCAAATTTTAAGCTGCAAAGAAGCGAGCGAGGCTTTAAAAAGGGCGTTTTTAAGACTAAGTGAAGAGGAGCTAGAAATTTTTGCTTATGAGCTAAATACCGCGATAAAGGCGCTTGCTAGTATCACAAAGCCATTTGAGAGAAGTGAAATTTTAGATGAGATGTTTAGCCATTTTTGTTTAGGAAAATGA